One Rhodospirillaceae bacterium genomic window carries:
- a CDS encoding cell division protein FtsW, whose amino-acid sequence MSTLARTDKSLFGRWWWTIDRWMLAAIIAIAAIGALLTLAASPAVAERIGFDTYHFVRRQFIFLPVSMVIMVMVSLMTPRGIRRLAVGCAIIALLGMIATLLVGTEIKGATRWIHIAGFSVQPSEFLKPAFAVIAAWLFAESNLNANLPGNKLATGLFIVIAMLLLMQPDVGMTAVVAAIWGVEFFLAGLPLVLVVMMAVLFMGGIVGAYFTFSHVQGRIDRFLDPAAGEGYQVMRALEAFRNGGLFGRGPGEGRVKEVLPDAHADFIFAVAGEEFGLIACLVLLALFAFVVLRGFSRVLREDNLFCLLAVAGLLVQFGLQVIINIASNLNMIPPKGMTLPFVSYGGSSTLALAIGMGMMLALTRERPGMGASREARTFGRLAAAGGGGR is encoded by the coding sequence ATGAGCACCTTGGCGCGCACCGATAAAAGTCTGTTTGGCCGCTGGTGGTGGACCATTGACCGCTGGATGCTGGCGGCGATTATTGCCATCGCCGCCATTGGTGCCCTGTTGACGCTTGCCGCTTCACCCGCCGTGGCCGAACGGATCGGTTTCGACACCTATCATTTTGTTCGTCGTCAGTTCATCTTCCTGCCGGTGTCGATGGTGATCATGGTTATGGTTTCGCTGATGACGCCAAGGGGTATCAGGCGCCTGGCCGTCGGCTGTGCGATTATTGCCCTTCTCGGCATGATTGCGACGTTACTTGTTGGCACTGAAATTAAGGGCGCAACCCGCTGGATTCATATCGCCGGGTTCTCCGTGCAGCCGTCAGAATTTCTTAAACCGGCTTTTGCCGTTATCGCCGCCTGGCTTTTCGCCGAAAGCAATCTGAATGCGAACCTGCCGGGAAACAAGCTTGCAACCGGGCTGTTTATCGTCATCGCCATGCTTTTACTGATGCAGCCCGATGTTGGTATGACCGCCGTCGTCGCCGCTATTTGGGGTGTCGAATTCTTTCTTGCCGGGTTGCCGCTGGTGTTGGTGGTGATGATGGCAGTGTTATTCATGGGCGGCATCGTCGGGGCCTATTTCACGTTCTCTCATGTTCAGGGGCGTATCGACCGCTTTCTTGATCCCGCCGCCGGTGAGGGTTATCAGGTGATGCGAGCGCTTGAAGCATTCCGCAATGGCGGCTTGTTTGGTCGCGGCCCCGGCGAGGGACGGGTCAAGGAAGTCCTGCCCGATGCTCACGCGGATTTCATTTTCGCCGTTGCCGGTGAAGAATTCGGCCTGATTGCCTGCCTGGTCCTGCTGGCCCTGTTCGCCTTTGTCGTGCTGCGCGGGTTTTCGCGGGTTCTGCGGGAAGACAATTTGTTTTGCCTGCTGGCGGTGGCCGGTCTTCTGGTCCAGTTCGGCTTGCAGGTGATCATTAATATTGCCTCCAACCTGAACATGATCCCGCCCAAGGGAATGACCCTGCCATTCGTTTCTTACGGCGGTTCATCGACACTGGCGCTGGCTATCGGCATGGGCATGATGTTGGCGTTGACCCGTGAGAGACCGGGGATGGGGGCTTCGCGCGAGGCCCGCACGTTTGGCAGACTGGCTGCTGCCGGTGGAGGTGGGCGATGA
- a CDS encoding phospho-N-acetylmuramoyl-pentapeptide-transferase, with amino-acid sequence MLYHLLFPLADQIALFNVFRYLTFRTGGAMITALLVSFVVGPYLIDALRSKQKGGQPIREDGPPDHLLTKQGTPTMGGFLILLALSIATLLWADLNNGYVWVALGVTMAYGAIGFLDDYLKVSKRDSKGISGRLKLLLQAVVAGAATMWITQMLPADLATTLAVPFFKTALIDLGNGFLIFAIVVMVGASNAVNLTDGLDGLAIGPVMIAAAVFALIAYLIGHAVFSSYLQIHHVPGAGELAVFCGALIGGGLGFLWFNAPPAKVFMGDTGSLAMGGALGVISVITKHELVLAIVGGLFVLETVSVIVQVASYKLTGKRVFAMAPLHHHFEKKGWAEATIVIRFWIIAIILALIGLSTLKLR; translated from the coding sequence ATGCTTTATCATCTGTTATTCCCGCTGGCCGACCAGATCGCGTTGTTTAACGTCTTCCGCTATCTGACCTTCCGTACCGGTGGTGCTATGATAACGGCCCTGCTGGTCAGTTTCGTTGTCGGGCCTTATCTGATCGATGCCCTGCGTTCCAAGCAGAAGGGTGGTCAGCCCATTCGCGAGGATGGTCCGCCCGATCACCTCCTGACCAAGCAGGGAACCCCGACCATGGGTGGATTCCTGATCCTACTTGCCCTCAGTATCGCAACTCTGCTGTGGGCGGATTTGAACAACGGTTATGTGTGGGTCGCCCTGGGCGTCACCATGGCATACGGAGCAATTGGATTTCTTGACGATTATCTGAAGGTTTCAAAACGCGACAGCAAAGGCATATCGGGCCGCCTGAAATTACTACTGCAAGCGGTGGTCGCAGGTGCCGCAACAATGTGGATCACCCAGATGTTGCCAGCTGATCTGGCGACGACTCTGGCGGTGCCGTTCTTTAAAACGGCGCTTATTGATCTTGGCAACGGATTTCTGATCTTCGCCATCGTTGTCATGGTCGGGGCATCCAATGCGGTGAATTTAACCGATGGTCTGGATGGCTTGGCAATTGGCCCGGTGATGATCGCGGCTGCCGTCTTCGCCCTTATCGCCTATCTGATTGGCCACGCGGTGTTTTCGTCATACCTGCAAATTCATCACGTGCCAGGGGCCGGTGAATTGGCGGTGTTCTGTGGGGCGCTCATCGGTGGTGGACTTGGCTTCCTGTGGTTCAACGCGCCGCCGGCAAAGGTTTTCATGGGCGATACGGGATCACTCGCCATGGGTGGGGCGCTGGGGGTGATCAGCGTGATCACCAAACACGAACTGGTTCTGGCCATCGTTGGCGGACTGTTTGTTCTGGAAACGGTTTCGGTGATCGTTCAGGTCGCCTCGTACAAGCTGACCGGTAAACGCGTCTTCGCCATGGCCCCGTTGCACCATCACTTCGAGAAGAAGGGTTGGGCGGAAGCAACCATTGTCATTCGTTTTTGGATCATCGCCATCATTCTGGCGCTGATCGGTCTTTCAACACTGAAACTCAGGTAA
- a CDS encoding penicillin-binding protein 2 encodes MTHKASQNSLQRTQIPVDDTILLEGNHKQALETGRNRLLVTGVMFMIAFVAIAVRLVDLTAFGPGGEPRVSHSIPSSAVAAGRADIFDRNGTVLATSLPTASLFADPHDIMDAEEAADKLATVFPEINRNELLHKLKSNSRFVWISRNLTPNQQYAVNRLGIPGVSFEHGERRVYPHGREAAHVLGLTDVDGNGIAGVEKYFATSLNKGAEPLQLSIDLRIQAMLRQELTAAVSEFQAIGAAGIVLDVQTGEIISMVSLPDFDPNIPDSMIGTVAFNRATKGVYEMGSTFKLFTTAMALDSGTVSIDDGYDASEPIKIARFTISDYHGKNRWLSVPEILVYSSNIGSAKMAMDVGAKAQKFYLDQFGLLHQSAVELPEIGLPQYPARWGDISTMTISYGHGVSVSALQLADGVAALVNGGIRLPVTLLKHRGTTPPAGIRVLSEQTSKQMRALMRLVVTSGTGKNAAAPGYLVGGKTGTADKQVNGRYGEKSLISSFVGTFPVDKPRFVILAMLDEPKGTKRTFNYATGGWVAAPVVGHMVSRIATLLGILPRGEELPDDIKIKAGKPRLASLGSFPATAGGRTFASF; translated from the coding sequence ATGACCCATAAGGCATCGCAAAATTCTCTTCAACGGACGCAAATACCAGTCGACGATACGATCTTACTTGAAGGCAACCACAAGCAGGCATTGGAAACCGGACGCAACCGGTTGCTGGTAACCGGTGTCATGTTCATGATCGCCTTTGTCGCTATCGCCGTGCGGCTTGTCGACTTGACAGCTTTTGGCCCGGGTGGGGAGCCGCGCGTCAGCCATTCGATCCCGTCATCCGCGGTTGCCGCCGGGCGCGCCGATATTTTTGACCGTAATGGAACGGTGCTGGCGACATCGCTACCGACAGCGTCCTTGTTTGCCGATCCCCATGATATTATGGATGCCGAAGAAGCCGCCGATAAACTGGCCACGGTCTTCCCTGAGATTAATCGCAACGAGTTGCTGCACAAGCTCAAGTCAAATTCCCGCTTTGTCTGGATCAGTCGCAATCTCACTCCCAATCAGCAATACGCGGTCAATCGCTTAGGGATTCCGGGCGTTTCGTTTGAGCACGGCGAGCGCCGGGTTTATCCTCATGGGCGTGAAGCCGCCCATGTTCTGGGCCTGACCGATGTTGACGGCAACGGCATTGCCGGCGTTGAAAAATATTTTGCCACCAGCCTGAACAAGGGTGCGGAGCCATTACAGCTGTCAATTGACCTTCGCATTCAAGCGATGTTGCGCCAGGAGTTGACGGCGGCGGTCAGTGAATTCCAGGCCATTGGCGCTGCCGGAATCGTTCTTGACGTGCAAACAGGCGAGATCATTTCGATGGTCTCACTACCTGATTTTGACCCAAACATACCTGATTCCATGATCGGCACGGTCGCCTTCAATCGGGCCACCAAGGGCGTTTATGAAATGGGCTCGACTTTCAAGTTGTTCACCACCGCCATGGCCCTGGACAGTGGCACGGTCAGCATTGATGACGGTTACGACGCCAGTGAACCGATCAAGATCGCGCGCTTCACCATCAGTGACTATCACGGCAAGAACCGCTGGCTCTCGGTGCCGGAAATTCTGGTTTATTCCTCGAACATCGGTTCGGCGAAAATGGCCATGGATGTGGGAGCCAAGGCGCAGAAGTTTTATCTCGACCAGTTTGGACTTCTTCATCAGTCGGCGGTTGAATTGCCGGAAATCGGACTGCCCCAATACCCAGCTCGCTGGGGTGATATCTCGACCATGACAATTTCCTACGGGCACGGGGTTTCGGTTAGCGCCTTGCAACTGGCCGACGGTGTCGCGGCCCTCGTAAACGGCGGTATTCGCCTGCCGGTGACCCTGCTTAAACATCGCGGCACGACGCCACCCGCAGGCATACGGGTGCTTTCGGAGCAGACGTCCAAACAGATGCGCGCCCTGATGCGTCTTGTTGTCACCAGTGGCACCGGCAAGAACGCCGCGGCCCCCGGTTATTTGGTTGGTGGTAAAACAGGCACCGCAGATAAACAGGTGAACGGGCGCTACGGAGAGAAGTCGCTGATTTCTTCTTTCGTCGGCACCTTCCCGGTTGATAAGCCCCGCTTCGTCATCCTGGCCATGCTTGATGAACCAAAAGGCACCAAGCGAACATTTAACTATGCCACCGGCGGCTGGGTTGCGGCCCCGGTTGTCGGCCACATGGTTTCAAGAATCGCAACGCTGCTGGGAATCCTGCCGCGCGGCGAGGAACTTCCGGATGACATTAAAATTAAGGCCGGCAAACCCCGCTTGGCGTCGTTGGGGTCATTTCCTGCGACCGCCGGGGGTCGGACCTTTGCGTCTTTTTGA
- a CDS encoding UDP-N-acetylmuramoyl-L-alanyl-D-glutamate--2,6-diaminopimelate ligase, whose amino-acid sequence MTLKLRPANPAWRRWGHFLRPPGVGPLRLFDLIDGDQNEVLGSATMKETQVTGLTCDSRKVAPGFVFAALPGSSADGRAFMDQAIARGAVAILAPDGTDGGETVPVLTSANPRRSYAQMAARFYGDQPSTIAAVTGTNGKTSVVSFTRQIWSALGVRAASMGTLGISGPGFEIPEGLTTPDPVALHQSLANLRGRGIEKLAMEASSHGLDQYRLDGVTVSLAGFTNLSRDHLDYHGSMDDYLKAKLRLFSEVLSEDGVAVLNADEEACSSFSKAARGRVISYGRSGVDIRIEKIEATAAGQHLTLNVMGNSYSVNLALAGAFQVENALCALGLVLAEGADVERATRALDNLEGVPGRLQHVADCANGAAVYVDYAHTPDALATVLTAMRPHASGKLGVVFGCGGDRDKGKRPQMGQVACELADDVIVTDDNPRSEEPSLIRAQALVGCPDADDVGDRAKAIDVAVARLQAGDVLIVAGKGHETGQTVKGEVRPFNDADEIRRAVREAGI is encoded by the coding sequence ATGACATTAAAATTAAGGCCGGCAAACCCCGCTTGGCGTCGTTGGGGTCATTTCCTGCGACCGCCGGGGGTCGGACCTTTGCGTCTTTTTGATTTGATTGATGGAGACCAAAACGAAGTGTTAGGCAGTGCGACCATGAAGGAGACCCAGGTCACGGGACTGACGTGTGATTCACGTAAAGTCGCACCCGGCTTTGTGTTCGCAGCACTTCCCGGATCAAGCGCTGACGGACGGGCGTTTATGGATCAAGCCATCGCCCGCGGTGCTGTCGCCATTCTGGCTCCTGATGGAACCGATGGCGGGGAGACCGTGCCCGTTTTGACATCTGCCAACCCGCGCCGCAGCTACGCCCAAATGGCGGCCCGCTTTTATGGCGACCAGCCTTCGACGATTGCCGCCGTTACCGGCACCAACGGCAAAACATCGGTGGTTTCCTTTACCCGCCAAATCTGGAGCGCCCTTGGCGTCAGAGCCGCCAGTATGGGGACACTTGGGATTAGTGGCCCGGGTTTTGAAATTCCTGAAGGATTGACCACGCCGGATCCGGTCGCCCTGCATCAAAGCCTTGCCAACTTGCGTGGACGTGGTATCGAAAAACTTGCCATGGAGGCATCTTCCCATGGCCTTGACCAGTATCGTCTGGACGGCGTCACCGTGTCGCTCGCCGGGTTCACCAACCTGAGCCGTGATCATCTGGATTATCACGGCTCCATGGATGATTACCTGAAGGCCAAATTGCGCCTGTTCAGCGAGGTTCTTTCCGAGGACGGCGTTGCGGTTCTCAATGCCGATGAGGAAGCCTGCTCATCGTTCAGTAAGGCGGCGCGTGGCCGGGTCATCAGTTACGGTCGGTCGGGCGTTGATATCCGGATCGAAAAGATCGAGGCAACCGCGGCTGGGCAGCATCTGACCCTGAACGTCATGGGAAATTCATACAGCGTCAACTTGGCCCTGGCCGGGGCGTTCCAGGTTGAAAACGCCCTGTGCGCCTTAGGGTTGGTTCTGGCAGAAGGCGCCGATGTTGAACGCGCCACCCGGGCCCTTGATAATCTTGAAGGCGTGCCGGGACGACTGCAACATGTGGCTGACTGCGCAAATGGTGCGGCTGTCTATGTAGATTACGCCCACACCCCTGATGCACTGGCCACGGTGCTTACCGCCATGCGGCCCCATGCAAGCGGTAAGCTGGGCGTGGTGTTCGGTTGCGGTGGTGATCGGGACAAGGGCAAGCGTCCGCAAATGGGTCAGGTCGCCTGCGAACTGGCCGACGACGTCATCGTCACCGATGATAATCCGCGAAGCGAAGAGCCCAGTCTCATTCGCGCTCAGGCGCTTGTCGGCTGCCCCGACGCTGATGATGTTGGTGATCGGGCAAAGGCCATTGATGTGGCGGTTGCTCGCTTGCAAGCCGGTGATGTCTTGATCGTCGCGGGTAAAGGTCATGAAACAGGGCAAACCGTTAAAGGCGAGGTTAGGCCCTTTAATGACGCCGATGAAATTCGCCGCGCCGTCCGGGAGGCTGGAATATGA
- the rsmH gene encoding 16S rRNA (cytosine(1402)-N(4))-methyltransferase RsmH: MTAPHTPVLLNEVLAALGPRDGAIYVDGTFGAGGYSTAILEAADCRVFGIDRDPLALQAGQKLAGRYPGRLRVLGGCYGDMVDLLADIGIDKVDGVALDIGVSSMQIDDAGRGFSFRADGPLDMRMGFKAEASAADVVNTLGEEELADIIYSYGEERASRRIAAAIVNDRVRQPFTSTLQLAGLIRRIVKKSKDGIDPATRTFQALRIYVNDELGELGRGLQAAEQLLSPGGRLAVVSFHSLEDRKVKEFLLARSGQGPRPSRHLPDAGEAEREPSFNLIKRGIIKPGRAETDSNPRARSARLRAAERTRSPSWPGDATGVAA, from the coding sequence ATGACGGCACCCCACACCCCGGTTCTTCTCAACGAGGTTCTGGCCGCACTCGGCCCCCGCGACGGCGCAATTTATGTAGATGGAACTTTCGGTGCCGGTGGTTATTCGACGGCGATCCTTGAAGCAGCCGACTGCCGGGTCTTCGGCATTGATCGCGATCCACTGGCCCTTCAGGCGGGTCAGAAATTGGCCGGACGTTACCCCGGCAGACTCAGGGTTCTGGGTGGCTGTTATGGTGACATGGTCGACCTGCTGGCTGACATCGGCATCGACAAAGTTGACGGGGTTGCTCTCGATATCGGTGTTTCTTCCATGCAGATTGATGATGCGGGGCGCGGTTTTTCCTTCAGGGCCGACGGACCGCTGGACATGCGCATGGGATTTAAGGCCGAAGCCAGCGCCGCCGATGTTGTCAACACACTGGGCGAGGAAGAACTCGCGGACATTATTTATAGCTACGGCGAGGAGCGGGCCTCGCGCCGCATTGCCGCAGCCATTGTCAATGACCGGGTCCGGCAACCCTTTACCAGTACCCTCCAGCTTGCCGGACTGATCCGGCGTATTGTTAAAAAATCCAAAGATGGCATCGATCCCGCCACCCGCACGTTTCAAGCCCTGCGTATTTACGTTAATGACGAACTGGGTGAACTCGGCCGCGGCCTTCAGGCGGCTGAACAGTTGCTCTCCCCCGGTGGTCGCCTTGCCGTTGTTTCATTCCATTCGCTTGAAGATCGCAAGGTCAAGGAATTCCTGCTTGCCCGTTCAGGGCAGGGGCCGCGTCCGTCACGTCACTTGCCTGATGCTGGTGAGGCGGAACGTGAACCCAGTTTCAATTTGATCAAGCGCGGGATTATCAAGCCCGGTCGCGCTGAAACCGACAGCAACCCACGCGCCAGATCGGCCAGGCTCAGGGCGGCGGAACGAACGCGTTCCCCGTCCTGGCCCGGCGATGCTACTGGCGTGGCAGCATAG
- a CDS encoding UDP-N-acetylmuramoyl-L-alanine--D-glutamate ligase — MIKLPSYKGQSVAVFGLGRSGNSSARALMESGAEVVAWDDNEISRHQATAAGIPVADLATSDWSGFSALILSPGIPLDHPEPHPVVRLARDNGVEIIGDIELLARCQSRARNIGITGTNGKSTTTALIGHILSRAAESQVQVGGNLGVPVLDLEPIGEDGCYVLEMSSYQLDLTHSLEYDVAVLLNLSPDHLDRHGDMAGYIAAKQRIFDRYESAVIGVDDEHCRAVLEKLKAGGKARLIAVSGCKTVPGGIYVKDGILYDDSETGPAEAIISMDKLPRLPGVHNAQNAAAAYATARLMGLQRQSIISGMGSFPGLAHRQELLAVIDGVTYVNDSKATNGEAAARALACYGDIFWIAGGRIKQGGIEATKPYLDRVRHAYLIGEAANDFAGTLETRVPVTVSGELSNALGEARQNALVETGVGAVVLLSPACASFDQFENFESRGEAFRDLVHALPGERREVGT, encoded by the coding sequence ATGATCAAACTTCCCTCTTATAAGGGACAATCGGTTGCCGTCTTTGGCCTTGGCCGTTCGGGCAATTCCAGCGCACGCGCCCTGATGGAAAGTGGCGCGGAGGTTGTTGCCTGGGACGACAATGAAATTTCTCGCCATCAGGCCACTGCCGCCGGTATCCCTGTTGCCGACCTCGCGACCAGCGACTGGAGCGGGTTCAGCGCCCTGATCCTTTCGCCGGGTATTCCCCTTGACCATCCCGAACCGCACCCGGTTGTTCGACTGGCCCGCGATAACGGGGTTGAAATTATCGGTGACATTGAACTTTTGGCCCGTTGTCAAAGCCGGGCCAGGAACATCGGCATTACCGGCACAAACGGCAAATCGACAACAACGGCGTTGATTGGCCATATCCTTTCCCGGGCTGCTGAAAGCCAGGTTCAGGTGGGGGGCAATCTGGGTGTGCCGGTGCTCGATCTGGAGCCTATAGGCGAGGACGGTTGCTATGTGCTGGAGATGTCTTCCTACCAGCTGGATCTCACCCATTCACTTGAATACGACGTCGCCGTGCTACTTAACCTGAGCCCGGATCATCTGGATCGCCATGGCGACATGGCCGGATACATCGCCGCCAAGCAACGAATTTTTGATCGTTATGAAAGCGCTGTTATCGGTGTCGACGACGAACATTGCCGCGCCGTTTTAGAAAAACTGAAAGCCGGTGGCAAAGCCAGGCTTATCGCTGTTTCCGGATGCAAAACTGTCCCCGGCGGTATTTATGTAAAGGACGGCATCCTTTATGACGACAGCGAAACAGGCCCGGCCGAGGCGATCATCTCGATGGACAAGTTGCCAAGATTGCCGGGAGTCCATAACGCCCAGAACGCGGCGGCTGCCTATGCCACAGCCAGGCTGATGGGGTTGCAACGTCAATCCATCATTTCAGGTATGGGCTCGTTTCCGGGACTGGCCCATCGTCAGGAATTGCTCGCCGTTATTGATGGCGTCACTTATGTCAATGACAGCAAGGCGACCAATGGCGAGGCGGCGGCGCGCGCACTTGCCTGTTACGGCGACATTTTCTGGATTGCCGGGGGGCGGATCAAACAAGGCGGCATCGAAGCCACCAAGCCCTATCTGGACCGGGTTCGTCACGCTTATCTTATTGGCGAGGCGGCAAATGATTTTGCGGGCACCCTTGAAACCCGGGTGCCGGTTACGGTTTCCGGCGAACTGTCAAATGCACTGGGTGAAGCGCGGCAAAATGCGCTTGTCGAAACGGGCGTCGGTGCTGTTGTTCTGTTATCGCCTGCCTGCGCCTCGTTCGATCAGTTTGAAAATTTTGAATCCCGCGGCGAAGCCTTCCGCGATCTTGTCCATGCCCTTCCAGGTGAACGCAGGGAGGTTGGCACATGA
- the murF gene encoding UDP-N-acetylmuramoyl-tripeptide--D-alanyl-D-alanine ligase yields MAEQRTLWTSSEAALATSGEAISEWSASGVSIDTRTLQKGDLFVALHGPNFDGHEFVDEALAKGAVAAFVDKNISADKVLKVADTMAGLEDLGRASRARSAASIIAVTGSVGKTGSKEALKLALSEQGETYASAGSLNNHWGVPLSLSRMSGQAEFGIFEIGMNHPGEINPLSRMVRPNVALITTVEAVHSEFFDTDEAIADAKAEIFAGLIHGGAVVLNRDNRHFLRLHAAARAKGIDRIIGFGTWDEADFRLLDAVSDNGGTIIRANLGGALLTYRLAIAGHHWVVNSLGVLAAIAAAGGNVNDAAEVLGGMEAPAGRGRFHLIHTGAGEVTLIDESYNASPVSMQAAIEVLGQTAPTGDGQRIAVLGDMLELGSGAAQIHTNLAEVLIREGIDLVFTAGRDMAYLADALPPAMRGGHASNTELLLPMVIEALSSGDVIVVKGSAGSKTGIIVEALLGLDAHSKRTVNGD; encoded by the coding sequence ATGGCCGAGCAACGGACATTGTGGACATCCAGCGAGGCCGCGCTGGCGACTTCCGGCGAGGCCATCTCTGAATGGTCGGCCAGCGGCGTCTCCATCGATACCCGCACACTTCAGAAAGGCGACCTGTTTGTTGCCTTACACGGCCCCAACTTCGATGGTCATGAATTTGTCGATGAAGCCCTGGCAAAAGGTGCTGTCGCTGCCTTCGTCGATAAGAACATCAGCGCTGATAAAGTCCTGAAAGTCGCAGATACCATGGCCGGTCTGGAAGACCTTGGCCGGGCCTCGCGGGCCCGCAGTGCCGCCAGCATCATTGCGGTTACCGGCAGTGTCGGCAAAACCGGGTCGAAGGAAGCCCTGAAGCTGGCACTTTCCGAACAAGGGGAAACATACGCCAGCGCCGGCAGTCTGAACAATCACTGGGGTGTTCCCTTAAGTCTGTCGCGAATGTCCGGGCAGGCGGAATTCGGAATTTTTGAAATCGGCATGAATCATCCGGGTGAGATTAATCCGTTGTCCAGGATGGTCCGCCCGAACGTCGCCTTGATCACCACGGTCGAGGCCGTGCACAGTGAATTCTTCGACACGGACGAAGCGATTGCCGATGCCAAGGCTGAAATTTTTGCAGGTCTGATCCACGGCGGCGCTGTCGTCCTCAATCGCGATAACAGGCACTTCCTGCGTCTTCATGCTGCCGCCCGGGCCAAAGGCATAGACCGTATCATTGGTTTTGGAACATGGGATGAAGCCGATTTCAGGCTGCTCGATGCGGTGTCTGATAACGGTGGAACGATCATCCGCGCCAATTTGGGCGGTGCCCTGCTGACCTACCGGCTGGCCATTGCCGGCCACCACTGGGTGGTTAACAGTCTGGGCGTTTTGGCCGCCATCGCTGCCGCAGGCGGCAATGTCAATGACGCGGCGGAAGTCCTTGGCGGTATGGAAGCGCCAGCAGGGCGGGGCCGTTTCCATCTGATCCACACAGGGGCAGGCGAAGTGACCCTGATTGATGAAAGCTACAACGCCAGCCCGGTTTCCATGCAAGCGGCGATCGAGGTGTTGGGGCAAACCGCACCAACAGGCGACGGGCAGCGCATTGCGGTTCTTGGCGACATGCTGGAGTTGGGCTCTGGGGCGGCCCAAATTCACACAAACCTGGCTGAGGTGCTGATCCGTGAAGGCATCGACCTTGTCTTCACGGCGGGCCGCGACATGGCTTATCTGGCCGACGCCCTGCCACCTGCCATGCGCGGTGGCCACGCCAGTAACACAGAGCTTTTGCTGCCGATGGTCATTGAGGCCCTGAGCAGCGGTGATGTCATCGTCGTCAAGGGTTCGGCGGGAAGTAAAACCGGCATTATCGTCGAAGCCCTGCTTGGCTTGGATGCCCATTCAAAACGCACGGTCAACGGGGATTAG
- a CDS encoding division/cell wall cluster transcriptional repressor MraZ, which produces MTLLVGRHVNKIDKKGRVSVPKPFRDHFAREGFSGVYVYPSIRFAAIEACGESYFRQLTQRLDDSLEMFSPEQDDLLIAILDNAHAAPFDPEGRIVIPAELLEMAAISTEARFVGRAHFFQIWQPQAHEEHRKRGLEQARARGVTLPPRPGSGGES; this is translated from the coding sequence ATGACGCTGTTGGTAGGCAGGCACGTCAACAAGATTGACAAGAAGGGGCGGGTTTCCGTCCCCAAACCATTTCGCGACCACTTTGCGCGGGAAGGGTTTTCTGGCGTCTACGTCTATCCCTCAATCCGCTTTGCAGCCATTGAAGCCTGCGGCGAAAGCTATTTCCGCCAACTAACCCAACGCCTGGATGACAGTCTCGAGATGTTCTCCCCCGAACAGGACGACTTGCTGATTGCCATTCTCGATAACGCCCACGCCGCCCCTTTTGATCCCGAAGGCCGTATTGTTATTCCAGCCGAGCTTCTTGAAATGGCGGCTATATCGACAGAGGCCCGTTTCGTTGGGCGTGCCCACTTTTTCCAGATTTGGCAACCTCAGGCCCATGAAGAACATCGCAAGCGTGGCCTTGAGCAGGCCCGCGCCCGAGGTGTCACCCTGCCGCCCCGCCCTGGTTCAGGTGGAGAGTCCTAG